The Desulfococcus multivorans DNA window CCAAACCCTTCAGCCGTGATCTCGTAAAGGCCCGCGTTCACAATCACCTGGCGCTCAAGCTTCACCAGGACCGTCTGGAGGACATCGTCAAGGAAAGAACGACAGCGCTGCAGTCGACCCTGGACAAACTGACTAACGCATCCCTCGATACGATCTTTCGGCTCTCAAAAGCGGCTGAATACAAGGATGAGAACACCTGCTTCCACATCAAGCGGGTAAGCGATTTCGCGGCGGCGGTAGGCGCCAGGTTGGGATTGAGCCGTGATTTCGTGGAAAATTTGCGGTATGCGGCGCCTATGCACGATATCGGAAAGATCGGCATACCGGACCGGATTCTTCTTAAACCCGGGAAATTGGATGCCGAGGAATGGGACATCATGAAACAGCATACCGTCATCGGTGGAAAGATTCTGCAGGGAGCGGACAACGACTTTCTGAAAATGGGGGAAAAAATCGCACTGAGCCATCATGAGAAATGGGACGGCAGCGGATATCCCAACGGTCTTGAAAAGGATGAGATTCCCATGGAGGGGCGTATCGTAGCGGTGGTGGACGTTTTTGATGCACTGACCTCGAAAAGGCCCTATAAAGATCCCTTTCCAACTGAAAAATCATTTGAAATCATCGAGGAGGGGCGAGGCGGCCATTTTGATCCCGATGTCGTGGACGCTTTCTTTGACATACGCAATGAAATCCTCGACATCAAAGCCAGGTACCGGAACGAAGAAGCCATGTCGATGCCGTGTAATGCCGCAGCAGTGAAGCAGCACCGCTGAAGCGGCGCCGAGACCGCCGCGGTCGGGGCAGGGACGGCTTTTACTCCAACGGCGCGGGCTTTTTCCACGAACAATCCATACGATTCGAATTCGCTGTTGACAAGGAAAGTTTTTCATGGAAATAGCCGATCTATCGTTGAGGCGGAATCGAAATAATGAACATAAAGCCGACATGAACGCTGCCTTAGGGGGCATGGCTGATGAAAATTCTGATTGTCGAGGATGAGCCGATATCGAAGCGCGTCCTGGAGGCAAATCTCCTGGACTGGGGCTATGATGTCGTCACCGCGTCCGACGGTCGGGAGGCGTTGGAGATCCTTCAATCTCCGGAGGCCCCGAGCCTGGTGATTTCGGACTGGGTAATGCCCAGAATGGATGGGCTGACCCTTTGCCGTAAAATCCGAAAGATGACGATCAACGGGTACACCTACGTAATTCTATTGACGGCGAAGGAGGCGAAAGCCGACGAGATCAAGGGGCTCGAGGCCGGTGCGGACGACTTTCTCACCAAGCCCTTCAATCGGCAGGAGCTGAA harbors:
- a CDS encoding HD-GYP domain-containing protein, which gives rise to MQNLSNCTILVVDDIKTNIDILVRTLGKEYRIQAAMDGESALKSVEKAPPDLILLDIMMTGMDGYEVCRRLKSQEETRYIPVIFLTGLNNAECEAKGLRLGAVDFITKPFSRDLVKARVHNHLALKLHQDRLEDIVKERTTALQSTLDKLTNASLDTIFRLSKAAEYKDENTCFHIKRVSDFAAAVGARLGLSRDFVENLRYAAPMHDIGKIGIPDRILLKPGKLDAEEWDIMKQHTVIGGKILQGADNDFLKMGEKIALSHHEKWDGSGYPNGLEKDEIPMEGRIVAVVDVFDALTSKRPYKDPFPTEKSFEIIEEGRGGHFDPDVVDAFFDIRNEILDIKARYRNEEAMSMPCNAAAVKQHR